The Panicum hallii strain FIL2 chromosome 9, PHallii_v3.1, whole genome shotgun sequence genome has a window encoding:
- the LOC112877612 gene encoding uncharacterized protein LOC112877612 isoform X1 has translation MLARKAAASAIRSRTLEPNIDPFERRTTWLGAARLRPASSGQARLADHGGAAGKLGHGHGRRVARSGPASSTQTRGRGLATTRLDLPQKTRRGGNVDSGDGDKGLRTTRLGGKFLDIWYAAVHLQEAKGGSGVAALLVVKRATATVEASIPSTRKQSQHKHGQWLFYGDLLNKLLVPAV, from the exons ATGCTGGCACGCAAGGCTGCTGCGTCTGCCATCCGCTCGCGGACCCTGGAGCCAAACATCGACCCCTTCGAACGCCGCACGACTTGGCTCGGAGCTGCCCGCCTCCGACCGGCAAGCTCGGGACAAGCGAGGTTGGCCGACCACGGCGGGGCCgcaggcaagcttgggcacggCCATGGTCGACGGGTGGCGCGCTCGGGGCCAGCGAGCTCGACCCAGACACGAGGACGCGGGCTCGCTACAACCCGCCTGGATCTGCCGCAGAAGACGCGGCGTGGTGGCAACGTGGATTCGGGAGATGGGGACAAGG GGTTACGAACAACCAGATTGGGAGGGAAATTTTTAGACATCTGGTATGCGGCGGTGCATCTGCAAGAAGCAAAGGGCGGCAGCGGCGTAGCTGCTTTGCTGGTGGTGAAGAGGGCGACAGCAACTGTCGAGGCGTCAATCCCCTCCACAAGGAAGCAAAGCCAACACAAACATGGCCAATG GTTATTTTATGGGGACTTACTGAACAAATTGTTGGTGCCAGCTGTCTAA
- the LOC112877612 gene encoding uncharacterized protein LOC112877612 isoform X2 yields the protein MLARKAAASAIRSRTLEPNIDPFERRTTWLGAARLRPASSGQARLADHGGAAGKLGHGHGRRVARSGPASSTQTRGRGLATTRLDLPQKTRRGGNVDSGDGDKGLRTTRLGGKFLDIWYAAVHLQEAKGGSGVAALLVVKRATATVEASIPSTRKQSQHKHGQWRRGKR from the exons ATGCTGGCACGCAAGGCTGCTGCGTCTGCCATCCGCTCGCGGACCCTGGAGCCAAACATCGACCCCTTCGAACGCCGCACGACTTGGCTCGGAGCTGCCCGCCTCCGACCGGCAAGCTCGGGACAAGCGAGGTTGGCCGACCACGGCGGGGCCgcaggcaagcttgggcacggCCATGGTCGACGGGTGGCGCGCTCGGGGCCAGCGAGCTCGACCCAGACACGAGGACGCGGGCTCGCTACAACCCGCCTGGATCTGCCGCAGAAGACGCGGCGTGGTGGCAACGTGGATTCGGGAGATGGGGACAAGG GGTTACGAACAACCAGATTGGGAGGGAAATTTTTAGACATCTGGTATGCGGCGGTGCATCTGCAAGAAGCAAAGGGCGGCAGCGGCGTAGCTGCTTTGCTGGTGGTGAAGAGGGCGACAGCAACTGTCGAGGCGTCAATCCCCTCCACAAGGAAGCAAAGCCAACACAAACATGGCCAATG GAGACGCGGCAAGCGATAG
- the LOC112877612 gene encoding uncharacterized protein LOC112877612 isoform X3 produces the protein MLARKAAASAIRSRTLEPNIDPFERRTTWLGAARLRPASSGQARLADHGGAAGKLGHGHGRRVARSGPASSTQTRGRGLATTRLDLPQKTRRGGNVDSGDGDKGLRTTRLGGKFLDIWYAAVHLQEAKGGSGVAALLVVKRATATVEASIPSTRKQSQHKHGQWRKG, from the exons ATGCTGGCACGCAAGGCTGCTGCGTCTGCCATCCGCTCGCGGACCCTGGAGCCAAACATCGACCCCTTCGAACGCCGCACGACTTGGCTCGGAGCTGCCCGCCTCCGACCGGCAAGCTCGGGACAAGCGAGGTTGGCCGACCACGGCGGGGCCgcaggcaagcttgggcacggCCATGGTCGACGGGTGGCGCGCTCGGGGCCAGCGAGCTCGACCCAGACACGAGGACGCGGGCTCGCTACAACCCGCCTGGATCTGCCGCAGAAGACGCGGCGTGGTGGCAACGTGGATTCGGGAGATGGGGACAAGG GGTTACGAACAACCAGATTGGGAGGGAAATTTTTAGACATCTGGTATGCGGCGGTGCATCTGCAAGAAGCAAAGGGCGGCAGCGGCGTAGCTGCTTTGCTGGTGGTGAAGAGGGCGACAGCAACTGTCGAGGCGTCAATCCCCTCCACAAGGAAGCAAAGCCAACACAAACATGGCCAATG GCGCAAAGGATAG